In the Desulfobacterales bacterium genome, TTGCTTGTTAAAAAGCGTGAGTATGCTTGGCGACTACCTCCAGTAATCAGCAAACTTACTCCATCCCTGAATTCAGCCCGGAAGATGATTCTTCCGGGCTGAATTTTTTTGCAATCGAGAACAGATATTGCGCTGTCCGCAGTCAAACGGGAAACCTGATATGGGAAAACGAAGGGTTCCCTTTTATTGCCGCCATGCGTTCAAAGTCTTTCGGCCGCCGGTAACGGCCGGATCACCCGCATAGCCAAGTGCCTTAAAGTCGATAACGCCGTCTTTCCGGTGACAGTCGGTGCAGGAGAGCGCGTTTTCCTTGGGGGCGATTTCATGATTCAAGCGCCAATACATGTCCGTTTTGACGAAAGCCAGCTTTCCGCTGTATTTCAGGCCGGCTGCTTTCATGCCGTCCTCGGTCGCCTTGTTCCAGTCAAAATGATCCCAATAGCCTTTAAAGAGCTTTGGCACAACCAGATACCCGTATTCGGCATCCGCCGGCTGTACCCCGTGGTGCCGTTTGTACGGGGTGATTTTTGCCTTCGGGTCGTTGATATTTCCGAGCGGCGGGTTGAGGCATGTCGAACCGCTCCTGTTGACCGGATCACCCAGCAGATATCGGCGATGCATGCCGTTATACCAGGCGTAGTCCGGTTTGATGTTTTTTCGGGTGATCATTTCCCCCTTTATTTTGTTATAGGAGACGATGGTGCCGTCGGCTTGAATTTCTTCAGTATTACTTCGTGTGGTATCCCCGGCTTTTGACCAGTCCCAGAAGATCATTGTGGGTTTCGCCTTTGAAACCACCGGAATATGGCAGGTCTGGCAGGCGATGGCGTCCCCGTGATCGTTAAGCGTCTTTAAGACGGGATTGTCATTGTCGTGGGGCCTGGCGGGGTGACAATCTTCACAGCGGACCCGGCCTTCGCTGACGGCGCAGGTGGTGCTGGCGCCGGCGATTTTATGCTCGGTCGTCTTGTGACATTCCTGGCAGGAAAAATCCTTGCCGCCCATATGGACATCGTGGGACCGGTCGGGAGATATCATCGTGGAATCGAGGTCGCCATGTTTGACGCCGTCACAGCCGCCACCACAGAAATGACAGGCTCCGCAGGTTGCGCGCGAGGGTTTACCGACGGTTTGCGCAATGTTTACCAGATTCAGCCCCGGTTTTTCCTTGCCGCAGGCAGTGGGTATCTTTTCATAGGTTCGCGTGGTGTCGTGACAGATCAGACAATCGATTCTGAATGCATTCGTAAAATCAAAGGTGGCGTCTTCCCATCCATAACCCGCATGGCAGCTGGTGCACCTGCACCAGTTTGATGTATTCGCCATTCAATAATTATTGATCAGATTGATTTTGCCCAAGCCCGTTTCTTTTTCATGCCCTGCAACATACGGCGTGGGGCCTTTCCACTGCCAGTGAGCGCTGGCCAGCATTTCTTTTCCCTGCTCCTCGTGGCATTCAAGACACGCAGCGGTAACGCTCGGGCCATCCGGAAAGGGGCCGGTGAGCGCTTCCAGATGATCAGGAATTTTTGGATTGGCTTTGGAAAGGGCTGTGTGCGGAAGGCAAAACAGACAACTGATTGCCACCGCCACCATAAAAACAGTTTGCTTCATCATGTTCCTCCCTGTAGGTTGAGAATCAGGTTGCAATAAAGATCTTTCTGTGATCATTTAAGCAATAAACGTGCCGTGGAATGCTGATAGCCTTCCGGCGCTTCAATAACCGCTTCCACATAAGCTTGTGCGGCATGCAAGATGGATAACAAATTGTTTGGGTATCCATAATGCGACACAAGGTTTCACGTCTGGCGCAAAATAGCGACTCAATATCTTCCTCGTTGCGTCTGTACAATCCGGCCTTTTTAATAATAACATTTCGAAATAATTAAATAAGATTATCGATATGCCCTCATATTTTTATAATGGCATATTCATTGCTTAGGTATTTGTTCCGGAGGGATGGCCGGAATGAAAGTTGCGTTGACAGTTTGGGGAGATCGGATTTCACCGCTGTTTGATGCCGCCCGCGAACTCCTGATCGTAGAGATTCAGGACGCCGTCGTGGTCAGTCGTCGGCATGAACCGATCGTTCTCAATGGCCCGTTGCGTTTGGCTGAACGATTGGCTCAGCAGCAAATCGACGTTTTGATTTGCGGCGCCATTTCGGAGCTGCCGGCGCGTTTGATTGAGGCTGCCGGCGTCAAACTCGTTCCATTTATTGCCGGAGCGGCCAACGATGTGCTTCATTCCTTTGCGAAGGGGGGAGAGATTGTTTCCGCTTTTTCAATGCCGGGGTGTGGTTGCAAGAAAAAGGCTGCTTGCAGAAATCGCCAAAACAGGTCAATATCCCCAAAAATGCCGGTACTTAGCAGAAAGTAGGAGGAATGAATGACTGATTTACTTATTGTTACTAGCACCCCCGACGCCTTTTCAGAATTTACGCAGGCGCTCTCCTCGCGCAGCGATATTCGTCTGGTGCAAGCGGATTCGGGTGCGCACGCGTTAGGGATGATTCCCGAAAAGCGATTTGATCTGGTGGTGATCGATGAAACACTTGGCGATATGACGGGGTTGGCTTTTACGGAAAAACTGGTGAAGCGCAACCCCATGCTCAACCTGGCCCTTGTCAGTGCATTGCCGGAAAAGAAATTTCATGAGGCCAGCGAAGGCTTGGGCGTACTCGCGCAACTTACCCCCCGGCCGAACGGGTCCGAAGCGGATCGGCTGATGGAACAGTTGGACATGATCACCAAGCAACTGGTGAGATAACAATGGAATAATAGTCAACGAACCGGCTTGCGCCTGAGGTCGGTGGGAAATATACAGGGGATTTATGATTATCAGCATTGCGAGTGGAAAAGGCGGCACCGGTAAAACCACTGTCGCCGTCAGTATGGCGCTGGCGCTTGACGCCCCCGTGCGGATTTTGGATTGTGACGTGGAAGAGCCAAATGTCCATCTGTTTTTGCATCCCGAGATTCTGGAAGAAACCACGGTGGCGGTACCCATACCGGAAATCGATGACAAGGCCTGCACGCGGTGCGGCAAATGCGCGGAAATTTGCCGCTTTAACGCCATTGCGGTGATGGGTAAGGTGATTTTGACCTTTCCGGAGCTGTGCCACGGGTGCGGCGGTTGTATGGAGATTTGCCCGGAAAACGCCGTCTCCGAAGGGGCCAGACCCGTTGGTGTGATTCAATCCGGTCATAGCAACGGCATCGAATTTGTTCATGGAAAATTGCGGATCGGTGAGGCCATGTCGCCACCGTTGATCCGGGCCGTTCGGGAGCGGGTGCGGCTCGATATGCCCAATATTATCGATGCGCCGCCCGGTACATCCTGTCCGGTAATCGCCGCGGTGAAGGGGACGGACTTTGTGTTGATGGTTACCGAACCGACGCCATTCGGTCTTCACGATCTGAAATTGGCGGTGGAGGCCGTTAAGTTGTTGGGGCTGCGCCATGGTCTGGTGATCAACCGATCCGATATGGGGGATTCGCAGGTGCATACCTATGCGAAGGAAGAAAATATACCGATTTTGATGGAAATCCCTTTTGATCGGCGAATTGCGGTCGCCTACTCGAAAGGGTTACCGATAGTGGAGGCCCTCCCGGAGTGGAAGGATAAATTTTCAGCATTATTCAAACAGATTGAATCCATCATTCAGGGGAAGGGGGGGGTCTGATGAAAGAACTCGTTGTCATCAGCGGAAAAGGCGGAACCGGAAAAACCAGCCTGACCGCGGCGTTTGCCGCGTTGGCGGATAACGCGGTGCTTTGTGACGCGGATGTGGATGCGGCGGATCTTCACCTGCTGGCCTCACCACGGATACTTGAAAGAAATGACTTTCAAAGCGGCGGGGTGGCAGAGATCACCCCTTCCCTTTGTTCGCAATGCGGCCTTTGCCGCGAAAAATGCCGATTTGATGCGATTCTGGAGACATTTGAAGTCGATGAGATCAGCTGCGAAGGATGCGGGGTGTGTGTGTGGCTTTGCCCGGAAAGCGCGATCGAATTCAAGGAGAAGGTTTGTGGGGAATGGTTTCTTTCGGACACGCGCTTCGGCCCGATGGTGCATGCACGGCTTGGTATTGCCGAGGAAAATTCCGGAAAACTGGTGTCGCTTGTTCGAAAAGAAGCCAAGCAGCTTGCCGAAAAGCAGGATCGGAACCTGATCATTACCGATGGTCCGCCCGGCGTCGGTTGCCCGGTGATTGCGTCCATTGGCGGTGCAACGGCTGTCTTGATTGTTACGGAGCCAACTGTTTCCGGACTGCATGATATGGAGCGGGTGGCTCAGTTGGCGGCGCATTTTAAAGTGCCGGCCCTTTTGTGCGTCAATAAATATGATCTGAATCCGGAGAAGACGCTGGCGATTGAGACCCTGGCGGCTGAGATGGGTATCAAGGTCCTTGAGGCCATTCCGTTTGACCCGGTTATGATTCGCGCCATGGTTCAGGAGCAAACGGTTCTTGAGTACGATGCCGCATCCGAGATCAGCCATGTCATTCGCCGAATATGGGAAGCGATCGGGGTTCACATGGCCGGGATTTTGCGATAACAATTTATCAAACACATGCAGCAAAAAAGAATATATCTAACAATGATAATAATAAATTAGCTATTCAGCACGGCCAATGGCGAGCGGCTGACGGCTACAAGCGACCGGTGAAACCGGCTAAAGGAGAAAAACAAAATGCAAAAAGGAAGAATTGCGGTGCCATCGTTAAACGAAGGCGGGTTGGATGGGCAGCGCGCGGGCCATTTCGGTCACTGTGACGTGTTCACTTTGATCGATGTGGAAAATGGACAGATCAAAGAGGTGACCACCTTGCAGAATCAGGCGCATGTGCAGGGCGGTTGCATGGTTCCGGTGAACTTGCTGGCATCCAACCAGGTAACGGCATTGGTTGTCGGTGGGATCGGGTTGCGGCCGTTGATGGGGTTTCAGCAGGTGGGCATCGATGTCTATCATGACGCGGAGCGTCCGTTGATTCGCCCCGTCGTGGAGGATCTCATTTCGGGTAAACTTCCGTTAATCGCGGAAGATCAAGTCTGCGGCGGCGGGCGAGCTGCCGGCTGATAACGGTTTGAAGGAGAAATTCATGAAAATTGCAGTCACCTCATCAGGCACCGATCTGAATGCCGCGGTGGATCCCCGGTTTGGAAGGGCAGCGTATATTCTGATTGTGGATGCGGATACCCTGGCGTATGAAGTTCTTGATAATAAAGACAATATAAATGCCTTTAAGGGCGCGGGCATTCAGGCGGCCAGCATGGTTTGCGAAAAGGGCGCCACGGTTTTGTTAACCGGTTATTGTGGCCCCAATGCGTTTAAAGCATTGTCGGCTGCTGAGATAAAGGTTGTACAAAATGCAACCGGCACGGTAAAAGAGGCGCTTTCCCAGTTTAAAGCGGGAAAGTTGACAGTTGCCGATGCGCCCAATGCGGAAGGCTACGAGATGTAATGATCCGGCCCATTTAAAATCTGCCGGAAGCCGGGCGGCCAGTCTGCTTGGCGGCAAACACCCCTTTCCAATGATAGATGCTTTTTCGTGCCTGTTTTGGATAAGGGGGTTTGACTGATGGCTGACAGCTTGGCGCTTTTGGCGAAACCGGAAAAAGAAGGTGTTTTATGCCGTTATACGAGTATTTGTGCATGGAATGCGGAAAATCTTTTGAATTACTGGTGCTGGGAAACTCGGAAACACCGCGGTGCAAGGATTGCGGTAGTGATCGACTGCAAAAGCTGCTTTCCGCGCATTCTGGCGCCTCAGGACCCGTGAGCGGCGGTCGGTTGCCGGGCGCCGGTGATACCACCTGTTGCGGCGCTTCGCCGGACCATGCGGGTTGCGCCGGCCCCGGCAGTTGCTGTGGCCGCGGATAACCGATTCATTAATATTGAAATCTGAAAGTCTGAGCTGGAATAAGCATGAACCAAATTTTTGATGTACATGGCCCGAATGAGGGATTGCACTGTGATGAGGATGAGGGGCGGGGCGCTTCAAAAGCCGGTTATTCGGATGTGGCGATAAAGTATTATACGGACAAACCGTATTGGGGCGTGTTGCCCGATGCGGACTTGACGGCGGAATTGACCGGCACCTGCGGCGACAGCATGACCGTTTATCTCAAATTGGCGAATGGGGTTATCACCGATGTGAGATTTCTTGTGCTCGGTTGTGCCGGTGCGATCAGTGCGGCCATGGCCCTGGGCGATATTGTCAGGGGAAAGACCCTGAAACAGGCCCGCTTGATTAACGATGGGGATGTGTTCAAGGTGCTCCAGGAGATCCCCGTTCAAAAGCATCATTGCATTCAATTGGCGGTGAAAACCTTGCATGGCGCGCTGGACAGTGCTTTGAAAACCTGAAGGCCGGTCAGTCCATTTGAAGCGCTTCGATGTTTGCAAAATGGTCAAGAACTTGCGGGTTGCTCAAGGCGGCCTTGTTTTTAACCGGTTGCCCCAGGACGACCTGGCGGACTGCCAGTTCAACCTTTTTCATATTCAGCGTATAAGGAATATCCGGTACCTGAATGATTTTGGATGGCACATGACGCGGAGACACATTATCTCGAATGGTGGCGATGATTTTCTTTTTTAAGGCATCGTCCAGCACGGCATCCGTCGTCAGTTTGACAAAAAGCACCACGCGGACATCGTCTTTCCAGGGTTGTCCGATAACGACGCTGTCTGCGATTTCATCAAGCTGTTCCACCTGCCGGTATATGTCCGCTGTGCCGATTCGAACGCCGCCCGGGTTGAGGGTGGCGTCCGAGCGGCCGTAAATGGTCACCCCCCCGTGGTCATTGATTTCAATATAATCCCCGTGCCGCCAGATACCGGGATAAACATCGAAATACGCGCGATGGTATTTTTCGCCGTCCGGATCATCCCAGAAATAAATCGGCATGGAGGGAAAGGGGGCTGAACAGACCAATTCCCCCTGCCGGTTGGTGACGGGGGTGCCGTCCTCATCAAAGGCTTCTACTTTCATGGCAAGCCCCCGGCATTGCAATTCTCCGGCATAGACCGGTCCCATGGGATTTCCCAAGGCAAAGCAACCGTTTAAATCCGTCCCGCCCGAAATGGAGGCCAGTTGCAAATCCTGCTTGATGTGTTCATAGACAAATTCAAATCCATCC is a window encoding:
- a CDS encoding NifB/NifX family molybdenum-iron cluster-binding protein — encoded protein: MKIAVTSSGTDLNAAVDPRFGRAAYILIVDADTLAYEVLDNKDNINAFKGAGIQAASMVCEKGATVLLTGYCGPNAFKALSAAEIKVVQNATGTVKEALSQFKAGKLTVADAPNAEGYEM
- a CDS encoding tetrathionate reductase family octaheme c-type cytochrome is translated as MANTSNWCRCTSCHAGYGWEDATFDFTNAFRIDCLICHDTTRTYEKIPTACGKEKPGLNLVNIAQTVGKPSRATCGACHFCGGGCDGVKHGDLDSTMISPDRSHDVHMGGKDFSCQECHKTTEHKIAGASTTCAVSEGRVRCEDCHPARPHDNDNPVLKTLNDHGDAIACQTCHIPVVSKAKPTMIFWDWSKAGDTTRSNTEEIQADGTIVSYNKIKGEMITRKNIKPDYAWYNGMHRRYLLGDPVNRSGSTCLNPPLGNINDPKAKITPYKRHHGVQPADAEYGYLVVPKLFKGYWDHFDWNKATEDGMKAAGLKYSGKLAFVKTDMYWRLNHEIAPKENALSCTDCHRKDGVIDFKALGYAGDPAVTGGRKTLNAWRQ
- a CDS encoding iron-sulfur cluster assembly scaffold protein; this translates as MNQIFDVHGPNEGLHCDEDEGRGASKAGYSDVAIKYYTDKPYWGVLPDADLTAELTGTCGDSMTVYLKLANGVITDVRFLVLGCAGAISAAMALGDIVRGKTLKQARLINDGDVFKVLQEIPVQKHHCIQLAVKTLHGALDSALKT
- a CDS encoding ATP-binding protein, with the protein product MIISIASGKGGTGKTTVAVSMALALDAPVRILDCDVEEPNVHLFLHPEILEETTVAVPIPEIDDKACTRCGKCAEICRFNAIAVMGKVILTFPELCHGCGGCMEICPENAVSEGARPVGVIQSGHSNGIEFVHGKLRIGEAMSPPLIRAVRERVRLDMPNIIDAPPGTSCPVIAAVKGTDFVLMVTEPTPFGLHDLKLAVEAVKLLGLRHGLVINRSDMGDSQVHTYAKEENIPILMEIPFDRRIAVAYSKGLPIVEALPEWKDKFSALFKQIESIIQGKGGV
- a CDS encoding response regulator, whose protein sequence is MTDLLIVTSTPDAFSEFTQALSSRSDIRLVQADSGAHALGMIPEKRFDLVVIDETLGDMTGLAFTEKLVKRNPMLNLALVSALPEKKFHEASEGLGVLAQLTPRPNGSEADRLMEQLDMITKQLVR
- a CDS encoding 4Fe-4S binding protein → MKELVVISGKGGTGKTSLTAAFAALADNAVLCDADVDAADLHLLASPRILERNDFQSGGVAEITPSLCSQCGLCREKCRFDAILETFEVDEISCEGCGVCVWLCPESAIEFKEKVCGEWFLSDTRFGPMVHARLGIAEENSGKLVSLVRKEAKQLAEKQDRNLIITDGPPGVGCPVIASIGGATAVLIVTEPTVSGLHDMERVAQLAAHFKVPALLCVNKYDLNPEKTLAIETLAAEMGIKVLEAIPFDPVMIRAMVQEQTVLEYDAASEISHVIRRIWEAIGVHMAGILR
- a CDS encoding zinc ribbon domain-containing protein → MPLYEYLCMECGKSFELLVLGNSETPRCKDCGSDRLQKLLSAHSGASGPVSGGRLPGAGDTTCCGASPDHAGCAGPGSCCGRG
- a CDS encoding NifB/NifX family molybdenum-iron cluster-binding protein; protein product: MKVALTVWGDRISPLFDAARELLIVEIQDAVVVSRRHEPIVLNGPLRLAERLAQQQIDVLICGAISELPARLIEAAGVKLVPFIAGAANDVLHSFAKGGEIVSAFSMPGCGCKKKAACRNRQNRSISPKMPVLSRK
- a CDS encoding NifB/NifX family molybdenum-iron cluster-binding protein, encoding MQKGRIAVPSLNEGGLDGQRAGHFGHCDVFTLIDVENGQIKEVTTLQNQAHVQGGCMVPVNLLASNQVTALVVGGIGLRPLMGFQQVGIDVYHDAERPLIRPVVEDLISGKLPLIAEDQVCGGGRAAG